The following proteins are co-located in the Limanda limanda chromosome 5, fLimLim1.1, whole genome shotgun sequence genome:
- the LOC133001398 gene encoding radial spoke head 14 homolog, translating to MSRDTGAGPDPDPDRAPDPGRAPDPDRAPDPDLDPGRAPVAFGLRAPDPDRAPDPDRAPVTFGFRAPDPDRAPDRAPDPDRAPVTFGFRAPDPDRAPDPDRAPDRAPDPGRAPVTFGFRAPDPDRAPDPDRAPDPGRAPVAFGLRAVPRLFEELQQPDSGSRRRALASLCGLMLDPERLHQTVRGGFLEQLKVLLKDEDPSVRGETCKLLHLLSGHSVGREALLSSSLLPPLSQLLDDHSSSCRTNVHRVLNRLTLLPAGADALLSLVPKLMLKLKEEEEEEEVQVLLLSTLSCVSRLDALPALSSDGVSLVGHKLSHRSPSVRREAAAAMMALSVPEDGKRQVCEKAVLPVVVGLLQEEDVEIQANAAGVIMYTVIITAGKQQCLDLDVVPVLLRLLSNQRREEEEEAERRQRRKALVVYTLRALTSLAEAPDGRRLLLEQLPLLESQSVATEEDQDIQRAAQTVIRAVTWTP from the exons ATGTCCCGGGACACAGGGGCTGGAccggacccggacccggaccgggCTCCGGACCCGGGCCGGGCTCCGGACCCGGACCGGGCTCCGGACCCGGACCTGGACCCGGGCCGGGCTCCGGTGGCCTTCGGGCTCCGGGCTCCGGACCCAGACCGGGCTCCGGACCCGGACCGGGCTCCGGTGACCTTCGGGTTCCGGGCTCCGGACCCAGACCGGGCTCCGGACCGGGCTCCGGACCCGGACCGGGCTCCGGTGACCTTCGGGTTCCGGGCTCCGGACCCAGACCGGGCTCCGGACCCAGACCGGGCTCCGGACCGGGCTCCGGACCCGGGCCGGGCTCCGGTGACCTTCGGGTTCCGGGCTCCGGACCCGGACCGGGCTCCGGACCCGGACCGGGCTCCGGACCCGGGCCGGGCTCCGGTGGCCTTCGGGCTCCGGGCCGTGCCGCGGCTGTtcgaggagctgcagcagccggaCTCCGGCAGCCGGCGCCGGGCTCTGGCTTCTCTCTGCGGCCTGATGCTGGACCCGGAGCGGCTCCACCAGACCGTCAGAGGAG gttTCCTGGAGCAGCTGAAGGTTTTGCTAAAGGATGAAGATCCGTCAGTCAGAGGAGAAACCTGCAAACTGCTGCACCTGCTGAGCGGCCACAGTGTGGGCAG GGAGgcgctgctctcctcctccctcctcccccccctctctcagcTCCTGGACGACCactcgtcctcctgcaggacaaACGTCCACCGGGTCCTGAACCGTCTCACCCTGTTGCCTGCAG GTGCAGACGCTCTCCTGTCTCTGGTTCCTAAACTGATGCTGAAGctcaaagaggaagaggaggaagaggaggtgcaggtgcTCCTCCTCTCTACCCTCAGCTGCGTCTCCAGGCTGGACGCTCTTCCAGCTCTGTCCTCTGATGGCGTCTCGCTGGTTGGACACAAACTGTCCCACCGCTCGCCGAGCGTCCGCAGAGAGGCGGCTGCAGCCATGATGGCGCTCAG TGTTCCTGAGGACGGGAAGCGTCAGGTGTGTGAGAAGGCGGTACTTCCTGTCGTGGTCGGgctgctgcaggaagaagaCGTTGAGATTCAGGCAAACGCTGCCGGAGTCATCATGTACACAGTGATCATCACTGCAG ggaaGCAGCAGTGTCTGGACCTGGACGTCGTGCCCGTCCTCCTCCGCCTGCTCTCCAACCAGagacgggaggaagaggaggaggcggagaggaggcagaggaggaaggcCCTGGTGGTGTACACCCTGCGGGCGCTGACCTCGCTGGCTGAGGCTCCAGACGGCCGCCGCCTCCTGCTGGAgcagctccccctgctggagaGTCAGAGCGTGGCcacagaggaggaccaggacaTCCAGCGAGCTGCTCAGACCGTCATCAGGGCCGTCACCTGGACCCCCTGA
- the LOC133001399 gene encoding radial spoke head 14 homolog encodes MSRDTGAGPDPDPDPDPDRAPDPDLDPGRAPGRAPVAFGLRAPDPDRAPDPGRAPVAFGLRAPDPDRAPDPDLDPGRAPVAFGLRAPDPDRAPDPGRAPVAFGLRAPDPDRAPVAFGLRAPDPDRAPDPDRAPDPDRAPVAFGLRAPDPDRAPDRAPDPDRAPDPGRAPVAFGLRAVPRLFEELQQPDSGSRRRALASLCGLMLDPERLHQTVRGGFLEQLKVLLKDEDPSVRGETCKLLHLLSGHSVGREALLSSSLLPPLSQLLDDHSSSCRTNVHRVLNRLTLLPAGADALLSLVPKLMLKLKEEEEEEEVQVLLLSTLSCVSRLDALPALSSDGVSLVGHKLSHRSPSVRREAAAAMMALSVPEDGKRQVCEKAVLPVVVGLLQEEDVEIQANAAGVIMYTVITTAGKQQCLDLDVVPVLLRLLSNQRREEEEEAERRQRRKALVVYTLRALTSLAEAPDGRRLLLEQLPLLESQSVATEEDQDIQRAAQTVIRAVTWTP; translated from the exons ATGTCCCGGGACACAGGGGCTGGAccggacccggacccggacccggacccggaccgggCTCCGGACCCGGACCTGGACCCGGGCCGGGCTCCGGGCCGGGCTCCGGTGGCCTTCGGGCTCCGGGCTCCGGACCCAGACCGGGCTCCGGACCCGGGCCGGGCTCCGGTGGCCTTCGGGCTCCGGGCTCCGGACCCAGACCGGGCTCCGGACCCGGACCTGGACCCGGGCCGGGCTCCGGTGGCCTTCGGGCTCCGGGCTCCGGACCCAGACCGGGCTCCGGACCCGGGCCGGGCTCCGGTGGCCTTCGGGCTCCGGGCTCCGGACCCAGACCGGGCTCCGGTGGCCTTCGGGCTCCGGGCTCCGGACCCGGACCGGGCTCCGGACCCGGACCGGGCTCCGGACCCGGACCGGGCTCCGGTGGCCTTCGGGCTCCGGGCTCCGGACCCAGACCGGGCTCCGGACCGGGCTCCGGACCCGGACCGGGCTCCGGACCCGGGCCGGGCTCCGGTGGCCTTCGGGCTCCGGGCCGTGCCGCGGCTGTtcgaggagctgcagcagccggaCTCCGGCAGCCGGCGCCGGGCTCTGGCTTCTCTCTGCGGCCTGATGCTGGACCCGGAGCGGCTCCACCAGACCGTCAGAGGAG gttTCCTGGAGCAGCTGAAGGTTTTGCTAAAGGATGAAGATCCGTCAGTCAGAGGAGAAACCTGCAAACTGCTGCACCTGCTGAGCGGCCACAGTGTGGGCAG GGAGgcgctgctctcctcctccctcctcccccccctctctcagcTCCTGGACGACCactcgtcctcctgcaggacaaACGTCCACCGGGTCCTGAACCGTCTCACCCTGTTGCCTGCAG GTGCAGACGCTCTCCTGTCTCTGGTTCCTAAACTGATGCTGAAGctcaaagaggaagaggaggaagaggaggtgcaggtgcTCCTCCTCTCTACCCTCAGCTGCGTCTCCAGGCTGGACGCTCTTCCAGCTCTGTCCTCTGATGGCGTCTCGCTGGTTGGACACAAACTGTCCCACCGCTCGCCGAGCGTCCGCAGAGAGGCGGCTGCAGCCATGATGGCGCTCAG TGTTCCTGAGGACGGGAAGCGTCAGGTGTGTGAGAAGGCGGTACTTCCTGTCGTGGTCGGgctgctgcaggaagaagaCGTTGAGATTCAGGCAAACGCTGCCGGAGTCATCATGTACACAGTGATCACCACTGCAG ggaaGCAGCAGTGTCTGGACCTGGACGTCGTGCCCGTCCTCCTCCGCCTGCTCTCCAACCAGagacgggaggaagaggaggaggcggagaggaggcagaggaggaaggcCCTGGTGGTGTACACCCTGCGGGCGCTGACCTCGCTGGCTGAGGCTCCAGACGGCCGCCGCCTCCTGCTGGAgcagctccccctgctggagaGTCAGAGCGTGGCcacagaggaggaccaggacaTCCAGCGAGCTGCTCAGACCGTCATCAGGGCCGTCACCTGGACCCCCTGA